One region of Vitis vinifera cultivar Pinot Noir 40024 chromosome 1, ASM3070453v1 genomic DNA includes:
- the LOC100259322 gene encoding triose phosphate/phosphate translocator, chloroplastic isoform X2, with the protein MASLAASVRCSQFSSLGLNAKRISRNYGLPRTPSLVSASPFSALPEIRVSAAPVQFSGNALKFAGWDPLLRRQGGAGVKLPVPAAAAADADGVTKPSKSFAEKFPVLVTGFFFFMWYFLNVIFNILNKKVYNYFPYPYFVSLIHLLVGVAYCLVSWAVGLPKRAPMDKELLLLLTPVALCHALGHVMSNVSFAAVAVSFTHTIKALEPFFNAAASQFVLGHQIPFSLWLSLAPVVIGVSMASLTELSFNWTGFISAMISNIAFTYRSIYSKKAMTGMDSTNVYAYTSIIALLFCIPPAVLIEGPQLMQYGFRDAIAKVGLTKFLSDLFWIGMFYHLYNQLATNTLERVAPLTHAVGNVLKRVFVIGFSIVIFGNKISRQTGIGTAIAIAGVAIYSLIKANIEEQKRKAAVTPAS; encoded by the exons ATGGCTTCGCTGGCGGCTTCGGTTCGTTGCTCTCAGTTTTCTTCTCTGGGCTTGAATGCGAAGAGAATTTCGCGTAATTATGGACTGCCCAGGACTCCATCACTTGTTTCTGCGAGTCCCTTCTCGGCGCTGCCGGAGATTCGAGTGTCTGCGGCTCCGGTTCAATTCTCCGGCAATGCTTTGAAATTTGCTGGTTGGGATCCTCTGCTGAGGCGGCAAGGTGGCGCCGGAGTAAAACTTCCTGTTCCGGCGGCTGCAGCTGCGGATGCCGATGG TGTTACAAAGCCTTCAAAGAGCTTTGCAGAGAAATTCCCCGTCCTGGTCACCggattctttttctttatgtg GTACTTCTTGAATGTAATTTTCAACATACTTAACAAGAAGGTTTATAATTATTTCCCATACCCATA CTTTGTTTCTCTTATACATCTCCTTGTGGGCGTGGCCTACTGTCTTGTCAGTTGGGCTGTTGGTTTACCAAAACGAGCT CCGATGGATAAGGAGCTCCTGCTGCTCCTCACTCCTGTTGCACTCTGCCATGCCCTTGGACATGTTATGTCTAATGTGTCATTTGCAGCGGTGGCTGTGTCATTTACCCACACTATCAAAG CCCTGGAGCCATTTTTCAATGCTGCTGCTTCTCAGTTTGTTTTAGGCCATCAAATTCCCTTTTCCCTCTGGCTGTCATTGGCCCCTGTTGTTATTG GCGTATCAATGGCATCTCTGACTGAACTTTCTTTTAACTGGACTGGCTTCATTAGTgcaatgatttcaaatattgcatttACCTACAGAAGTATATATTCAAAGAAAGCAATG ACGGGAATGGACAGCACAAATGTATATGCATACACTTCAATAATCGCCCTCCTGTTTTGCATCCCACCGGCAGTACTG ATTGAGGGGCCTCAGCTGATGCAGTATGGTTTCAGGGATGCAATTGCTAAAGTCGGTCTAACCAAATTTTTGTCTGATCTATTTTGGATTGGAATGTTTTACCATCTGTACAATCAG CTTGCTACCAACACCTTGGAACGGGTTGCGCCGCTTACACATGCAGTTGGAAATGTGTTGAAGCGAGTTTTTGTCATTGGATTCTCCATTGTTATATTCG GGAACAAAATCTCTAGGCAGACTGGGATTGGAACTGCAATAGCCATTGCTGGTGTTGCCATTTACTCCCTCATAAAGGCAAACATTGAAGAGCAAAAACGG AAAGCTGCTGTAACTCCAGCATCATAG
- the LOC100259322 gene encoding triose phosphate/phosphate translocator, chloroplastic isoform X1: MASLAASVRCSQFSSLGLNAKRISRNYGLPRTPSLVSASPFSALPEIRVSAAPVQFSGNALKFAGWDPLLRRQGGAGVKLPVPAAAAADADGVTKPSKSFAEKFPVLVTGFFFFMWYFLNVIFNILNKKVYNYFPYPYFVSLIHLLVGVAYCLVSWAVGLPKRAPMDKELLLLLTPVALCHALGHVMSNVSFAAVAVSFTHTIKALEPFFNAAASQFVLGHQIPFSLWLSLAPVVIGVSMASLTELSFNWTGFISAMISNIAFTYRSIYSKKAMTGMDSTNVYAYTSIIALLFCIPPAVLIEGPQLMQYGFRDAIAKVGLTKFLSDLFWIGMFYHLYNQLATNTLERVAPLTHAVGNVLKRVFVIGFSIVIFGNKISRQTGIGTAIAIAGVAIYSLIKANIEEQKRVRFYHMAEHFYLKRYF, encoded by the exons ATGGCTTCGCTGGCGGCTTCGGTTCGTTGCTCTCAGTTTTCTTCTCTGGGCTTGAATGCGAAGAGAATTTCGCGTAATTATGGACTGCCCAGGACTCCATCACTTGTTTCTGCGAGTCCCTTCTCGGCGCTGCCGGAGATTCGAGTGTCTGCGGCTCCGGTTCAATTCTCCGGCAATGCTTTGAAATTTGCTGGTTGGGATCCTCTGCTGAGGCGGCAAGGTGGCGCCGGAGTAAAACTTCCTGTTCCGGCGGCTGCAGCTGCGGATGCCGATGG TGTTACAAAGCCTTCAAAGAGCTTTGCAGAGAAATTCCCCGTCCTGGTCACCggattctttttctttatgtg GTACTTCTTGAATGTAATTTTCAACATACTTAACAAGAAGGTTTATAATTATTTCCCATACCCATA CTTTGTTTCTCTTATACATCTCCTTGTGGGCGTGGCCTACTGTCTTGTCAGTTGGGCTGTTGGTTTACCAAAACGAGCT CCGATGGATAAGGAGCTCCTGCTGCTCCTCACTCCTGTTGCACTCTGCCATGCCCTTGGACATGTTATGTCTAATGTGTCATTTGCAGCGGTGGCTGTGTCATTTACCCACACTATCAAAG CCCTGGAGCCATTTTTCAATGCTGCTGCTTCTCAGTTTGTTTTAGGCCATCAAATTCCCTTTTCCCTCTGGCTGTCATTGGCCCCTGTTGTTATTG GCGTATCAATGGCATCTCTGACTGAACTTTCTTTTAACTGGACTGGCTTCATTAGTgcaatgatttcaaatattgcatttACCTACAGAAGTATATATTCAAAGAAAGCAATG ACGGGAATGGACAGCACAAATGTATATGCATACACTTCAATAATCGCCCTCCTGTTTTGCATCCCACCGGCAGTACTG ATTGAGGGGCCTCAGCTGATGCAGTATGGTTTCAGGGATGCAATTGCTAAAGTCGGTCTAACCAAATTTTTGTCTGATCTATTTTGGATTGGAATGTTTTACCATCTGTACAATCAG CTTGCTACCAACACCTTGGAACGGGTTGCGCCGCTTACACATGCAGTTGGAAATGTGTTGAAGCGAGTTTTTGTCATTGGATTCTCCATTGTTATATTCG GGAACAAAATCTCTAGGCAGACTGGGATTGGAACTGCAATAGCCATTGCTGGTGTTGCCATTTACTCCCTCATAAAGGCAAACATTGAAGAGCAAAAACGGGTAAGATTTTATCACATGGCTGAGCACTTTTACCTTAAAAggtatttttaa